In one window of Corynebacterium incognita DNA:
- a CDS encoding GatB/YqeY domain-containing protein has product MTQAQESLKETMRADLKTAMKAREKERTAAIRALLAAIQAEETNGGRHELSDDEILKVVAREIKKRKEAAEMYESNGRPELAEAELVDVPFFESYQPEQLDDAGVAQLVDQAVAAVAEETGAEVTMKQMGQVMAKANALAAGRADGKRLSAAVKERLQA; this is encoded by the coding sequence ATGACTCAAGCACAAGAATCCCTGAAAGAGACCATGCGCGCCGACCTCAAGACGGCCATGAAGGCCCGCGAGAAGGAGCGTACCGCCGCCATCCGTGCCTTGCTCGCGGCCATCCAGGCCGAGGAGACCAACGGCGGGCGCCACGAGCTCAGCGATGACGAGATCCTCAAGGTCGTCGCCCGCGAAATTAAAAAGCGCAAGGAGGCCGCGGAGATGTACGAGTCCAACGGCCGCCCGGAGCTGGCGGAGGCCGAGCTTGTCGACGTCCCGTTCTTCGAGTCCTACCAGCCCGAGCAGCTTGATGACGCCGGGGTGGCGCAGCTCGTGGATCAGGCCGTCGCCGCGGTGGCTGAGGAGACCGGCGCCGAGGTGACCATGAAGCAGATGGGGCAGGTCATGGCGAAGGCCAACGCACTCGCCGCCGGCCGCGCAGACGGCAAACGCCTGTCCGCGGCCGTCAAGGAGCGCCTGCAGGCCTAG
- a CDS encoding metallophosphoesterase — protein MLPNLPALPGRLGAVKKSSIALLASAAVGAAGVATLAWANAQTRRFRLKQVTVPLLEPGSLRGREEFRLLHVSDLHMIPGQEDKVAWVSALDSLNPDLVVNTGDNLSDFGGVPDVLRALDPLLNRPGLFVFGTNDYWAPRPANPFNYLLGKKRAPSYQDLPWQGMRAAFIERGWQDANQNRLEFKVGDVRLAVAGVDDPHHDLDNYSEVAGAPNPDADLALALLHAPEPRVLEKFAADGYQLSLSGHTHGGQLCLPGEKAIVTNCGIDRARANGLSDFGAMKMHVSNGLGASKFVPFRVFCRPSATLIRITERER, from the coding sequence ATGCTCCCAAACTTACCCGCACTCCCAGGTAGGCTGGGAGCCGTGAAAAAATCTTCTATTGCACTCCTTGCAAGCGCGGCCGTGGGCGCCGCTGGCGTGGCGACGCTCGCGTGGGCCAACGCCCAGACCCGCCGCTTCCGGCTCAAGCAGGTCACCGTCCCCCTCCTGGAGCCGGGCAGCCTGCGCGGTCGGGAGGAGTTCCGACTGTTGCACGTCAGCGATTTGCATATGATCCCCGGCCAGGAGGACAAAGTGGCGTGGGTCTCCGCGCTGGATTCACTCAACCCCGACCTAGTGGTCAACACCGGCGACAACCTGTCTGATTTCGGCGGCGTGCCGGACGTGCTGCGCGCCCTGGATCCGCTGCTCAACCGCCCGGGGCTGTTTGTGTTTGGCACCAATGACTACTGGGCGCCTCGCCCGGCGAACCCGTTCAATTACCTGCTGGGCAAGAAGCGGGCGCCGTCGTACCAGGACCTGCCGTGGCAGGGCATGCGGGCGGCGTTTATCGAGCGCGGCTGGCAGGACGCGAACCAGAATCGCCTGGAGTTTAAGGTCGGCGACGTGCGCCTAGCGGTGGCCGGCGTGGACGATCCGCACCACGACCTGGACAACTATTCCGAGGTGGCCGGCGCCCCCAACCCGGATGCGGACCTCGCGTTGGCGCTGCTGCACGCGCCCGAGCCGCGGGTGCTGGAGAAGTTCGCGGCGGACGGTTACCAGCTCTCACTGTCCGGGCACACCCACGGCGGGCAGCTGTGCCTGCCCGGGGAGAAGGCGATCGTCACCAACTGCGGCATCGACCGCGCCCGGGCGAATGGCTTGAGTGATTTCGGCGCCATGAAGATGCACGTGTCCAACGGGCTGGGCGCGTCCAAGTTCGTGCCCTTCCGCGTTTTCTGCCGCCCGTCTGCCACCCTGATCCGCATCACTGAGCGGGAACGCTAA